The following proteins are co-located in the Nonlabens ponticola genome:
- the ftsH gene encoding ATP-dependent zinc metalloprotease FtsH: MSQDKKNTTKKAPKKSGSPMNQKPKFSIWWIAVPILLVFLGYNFVTSQLTAPKTTTPNEFFEYLEDGEVSKVVVVKNRSIARVFLTEEAIKLQKHSKSQKDGVLGNSEVPQYSVEYGDLELFEKRINEIIQERNLETTLKFDAEDDGLWNLLLSILPFVLIIGIWIFLMRRMSGGGAGGAGGQIFNIGKSKAKLFDQKTDIKTTFKDVAGLEGAKEEVQEIVDFLKNPEKYTSLGGKIPKGALLIGSPGTGKTLLAKAVAGEAKVPFFSLSGSDFVEMFVGVGASRVRDLFKQAKEKSPAIIFIDEIDAIGRARGKSNFSGSNDERENTLNQLLTEMDGFGTNTNVIVLAATNRADILDKALMRAGRFDRQIYVDLPDVREREEIFEVHLRPIKKVDDGLNTEFLAKQTPGFSGADIANVCNEAALIAARKGKKAVDRQDFLDAVDRIVGGLEKKNKLITPSEKKTIAYHEAGHATVSWMTEHAAPLIKVTIVPRGQSLGAAWYLPEERQIVRPEQMLDEMCATMGGRAAEKVIFDNISTGALSDLEKVTKQAKAMVTIYGLNEKVGNITYYDSSGQQEYSMTKPYSESTAEIIDQEISKIIEEQYQRAIKILSDNKDKLTELAELLLDKEVIFKDDLEKIFGKRAFVKEEPIALKSSSRSMLNGSTTSKEEEE, encoded by the coding sequence ATGTCTCAAGATAAAAAAAACACCACCAAAAAGGCTCCTAAAAAATCTGGATCACCTATGAACCAGAAGCCAAAATTTAGCATCTGGTGGATTGCGGTACCAATTTTATTGGTCTTTCTAGGCTACAATTTTGTAACCAGTCAACTTACCGCACCCAAAACGACAACGCCTAATGAATTCTTTGAGTATCTAGAAGATGGTGAAGTAAGCAAGGTAGTGGTAGTCAAGAATCGCAGTATTGCGAGAGTATTCTTGACCGAAGAAGCCATAAAACTTCAAAAGCATAGCAAGTCACAAAAAGATGGTGTGCTAGGTAATTCAGAAGTACCACAGTATAGTGTTGAATACGGTGACCTGGAACTATTTGAAAAGCGTATTAATGAGATCATTCAAGAACGTAATCTAGAAACCACGCTCAAATTTGATGCAGAAGATGATGGGTTATGGAATCTACTATTAAGCATTCTACCATTTGTTCTCATTATCGGAATATGGATATTCCTCATGCGCAGAATGTCTGGCGGCGGCGCTGGCGGCGCAGGTGGACAAATTTTTAATATTGGTAAGTCTAAGGCTAAGCTTTTTGACCAGAAAACAGATATTAAGACGACATTTAAGGATGTTGCAGGTCTAGAAGGAGCTAAGGAAGAAGTTCAAGAGATCGTGGACTTCCTAAAAAATCCAGAAAAATATACAAGTCTAGGTGGTAAAATACCGAAAGGTGCATTACTTATTGGGTCGCCTGGAACTGGTAAAACTTTATTGGCTAAAGCGGTTGCCGGTGAGGCAAAGGTTCCTTTCTTTTCTTTGAGTGGTTCTGACTTTGTAGAGATGTTTGTGGGTGTAGGTGCGAGCCGTGTAAGAGATTTGTTTAAACAGGCAAAAGAGAAAAGCCCAGCGATCATCTTTATTGATGAGATCGATGCTATAGGGCGAGCGCGTGGAAAAAGTAATTTCTCCGGTTCTAACGACGAGCGTGAGAATACCTTGAATCAATTATTGACTGAGATGGATGGTTTTGGGACTAATACCAATGTAATCGTATTAGCCGCTACCAACCGTGCTGATATTCTTGACAAGGCACTGATGCGTGCTGGTCGATTTGATCGACAGATCTATGTCGATCTTCCAGATGTAAGAGAACGTGAAGAAATTTTTGAAGTACACTTACGCCCAATCAAGAAAGTAGATGACGGACTTAATACCGAATTTCTAGCAAAGCAAACTCCAGGTTTCTCTGGTGCTGATATTGCAAATGTTTGTAATGAGGCAGCACTGATAGCCGCCAGAAAAGGTAAAAAAGCAGTAGATCGCCAGGATTTTCTTGATGCAGTAGATCGCATTGTTGGCGGACTAGAAAAGAAGAATAAACTTATCACACCATCAGAGAAGAAAACTATTGCTTATCACGAGGCTGGTCACGCCACGGTAAGCTGGATGACAGAACATGCAGCGCCCTTAATTAAAGTTACAATTGTGCCACGTGGACAATCTTTAGGTGCAGCATGGTACTTACCAGAAGAACGTCAAATAGTACGTCCAGAGCAAATGCTCGATGAGATGTGTGCTACCATGGGCGGTCGTGCAGCAGAGAAAGTGATTTTTGATAACATATCGACAGGAGCTTTGAGTGATCTTGAAAAAGTCACAAAACAAGCTAAAGCAATGGTAACGATCTATGGTCTTAACGAGAAAGTAGGTAACATCACCTACTATGATTCTAGTGGACAGCAGGAATACAGCATGACCAAGCCTTACAGTGAGTCAACTGCAGAGATTATTGATCAAGAAATTTCAAAAATCATTGAGGAGCAATATCAACGAGCGATCAAGATCCTATCTGATAACAAGGATAAGTTGACTGAGTTAGCTGAGTTGCTTCTTGATAAAGAAGTAATTTTTAAAGATGACCTTGAAAAGATTTTTGGCAAACGTGCCTTTGTTAAAGAAGAGCCTATCGCACTTAAATCATCAAGTAGATCTATGTTGAATGGTTCGACTACTAGCAAAGAGGAAGAAGAATAA
- the rsfS gene encoding ribosome silencing factor, producing the protein MVKENVSTDALITQIIAGIEDVKGNEITILDLRDIDNTVTSYFIICSGTSNTQVNAIVNSVQRKVSKELQENAWHVEGAQQAEWVLMDYVDVVVHVFQKQTREYYDLEGLWGDAKVSTIESTY; encoded by the coding sequence ATGGTTAAAGAAAATGTTTCTACCGATGCACTCATTACGCAGATCATTGCTGGTATTGAAGATGTCAAGGGAAATGAAATTACCATCCTCGACCTAAGAGATATTGATAACACGGTTACTAGTTACTTCATTATTTGTAGCGGTACCTCAAACACTCAGGTCAACGCGATTGTCAACTCTGTACAACGCAAGGTAAGCAAGGAATTACAGGAAAACGCCTGGCACGTTGAAGGTGCACAGCAGGCAGAATGGGTCCTTATGGATTATGTGGATGTGGTCGTTCACGTTTTTCAAAAACAGACCCGAGAATATTATGACCTAGAAGGATTATGGGGCGACGCCAAGGTATCGACTATTGAATCCACTTATTAA